In the Armatimonadota bacterium genome, one interval contains:
- a CDS encoding SpoVR family protein gives MNASERADLERWIDLIQEAAHQSGLDFYPTHFEVAPDHVIYELGSYGLPARFSHWTFGRDYHHQKTLYEYGLARIYEIVFNTDPCQAFLLDSNSMLAHKFVVAHVLGHNDFFKNNTYFERTNRQMVEQVRVHGNRIRKYEETIGTDTVELFLDGALALADNFDPGLTAEFRPPVEPDEGSGKAPSSLSGTEYDDLWNIRVEKRPAGDASPAAPEPTRDLLGFLRDRAPSLARWQRDILDIVRDETLYFIPQMRTKILNEGWASFWHERILTSLPLTPEEHLEFRRLHASVISPGSRMTINPYYVGYTILRDIERRWNGETSDEAPEENWRGEPIQRAAGGGMEKLFEVRSMECDVTFLRKYLTRALVERLDLYTYRRDDSGGEARWVVQDAGWEKVRDTLVDSMTNFGLPIITVEDDDYMHRGELLLRHAWDGKDLDVDYTSRTLAYLARIWRKPVHLATNQSGQNVVLCHDGDTAASHAP, from the coding sequence ATGAACGCATCCGAAAGGGCCGATTTGGAACGGTGGATTGACCTGATTCAGGAGGCAGCGCATCAGAGCGGCCTCGACTTCTATCCAACCCACTTTGAGGTGGCGCCGGACCACGTCATTTACGAGCTCGGTAGTTACGGGCTGCCCGCGCGATTCTCGCACTGGACGTTTGGCCGCGACTACCATCACCAAAAGACGCTTTACGAATACGGACTTGCCCGCATCTACGAGATTGTGTTCAACACCGATCCGTGCCAGGCGTTCTTGCTGGACAGCAACTCTATGCTCGCGCACAAGTTTGTGGTGGCGCATGTGCTGGGGCACAACGACTTCTTCAAGAACAACACCTACTTTGAGCGTACGAACAGACAGATGGTCGAGCAGGTTCGTGTACATGGTAACCGGATTAGAAAGTATGAGGAGACCATCGGCACGGATACCGTAGAGCTGTTTCTCGACGGAGCGCTTGCGCTTGCCGACAACTTTGACCCGGGCCTGACTGCCGAGTTTCGCCCGCCGGTTGAACCGGATGAAGGCAGTGGTAAGGCGCCATCCTCGCTGTCCGGCACGGAATACGATGACCTATGGAATATCCGCGTAGAAAAGCGGCCGGCCGGAGACGCTTCACCTGCAGCCCCGGAGCCGACGCGCGATCTCCTCGGTTTCTTGCGTGACCGTGCGCCCAGTCTGGCGCGGTGGCAGCGCGACATCCTCGATATCGTCCGCGATGAGACCCTTTACTTCATCCCTCAAATGCGCACAAAGATCCTCAACGAGGGCTGGGCCTCGTTCTGGCATGAGCGAATTCTCACCAGTCTTCCGTTGACGCCGGAGGAGCACCTCGAGTTCCGCCGGCTGCATGCTTCGGTCATCTCCCCGGGATCACGCATGACCATCAACCCCTACTATGTGGGTTACACCATCCTGCGGGACATCGAGCGGCGCTGGAACGGCGAAACCAGTGACGAGGCGCCAGAGGAAAACTGGCGCGGAGAACCGATCCAGCGTGCGGCTGGCGGCGGCATGGAGAAGCTGTTCGAGGTTCGAAGTATGGAGTGTGATGTAACCTTTCTGCGTAAGTACCTGACGCGCGCGTTGGTTGAGAGGCTGGACCTCTACACGTACCGGCGCGATGACTCTGGTGGCGAAGCCAGGTGGGTAGTGCAGGACGCCGGTTGGGAGAAGGTACGCGATACCCTGGTGGACAGCATGACCAACTTCGGCTTACCGATCATCACTGTTGAGGATGACGACTATATGCACCGCGGCGAGTTACTGCTGCGGCATGCGTGGGACGGCAAGGACCTGGATGTAGATTACACATCACGAACTCTGGCGTATCTCGCACGCATTTGGCGAAAACCGGTACACCTTGCCACCAACCAGTCTGGCCAAAACGTAGTGTTATGCCACGATGGTGATACAGCCGCGTCGCACGCTCCGTAA
- a CDS encoding DUF444 family protein: MDADFSLSTDAWDLHHRADRDRERHNQKVKEAIRRNLGAIISQQDIITADQGKIVKLPVRGLELPRIRYGDNDTEHVGQGPGGTRPGDVIGRAPASAEGTGKEAGTEPGVDFYEAELTVEELAELVFEDLFLPNLQERGVQQIPSEQAEFNSISRRGIASNLDRKRTLLEAWRRNARSGTPGWSVHREDLRFKTWEMVTEPHRNAVVFAMRDVSGSMGEFEAYICRSFYFWMLRFLQTRYASAEIVFITCHTEAHEVDEHTFFGLGDSGGTRMSEAYRLALQIIERRYNAREWNIYPFLFSDGYNWGDAECVDLMRQMVEICNLVGYGEIAEDVASRSLEFAPLGQAYAEAFAGEPRVCLVKINSREDVWPALQRFFSRQPGVMAKVAS; encoded by the coding sequence ATGGACGCTGACTTCTCGCTGAGCACCGATGCGTGGGACTTGCACCACCGCGCGGATCGAGATCGGGAGCGGCACAACCAAAAGGTTAAAGAGGCTATTAGGCGTAACCTTGGCGCGATTATCAGTCAGCAGGATATCATCACCGCTGACCAGGGCAAAATCGTCAAGCTGCCGGTGCGAGGGCTGGAGCTGCCGCGAATCCGATACGGTGACAACGACACCGAGCATGTTGGCCAGGGTCCGGGGGGCACACGCCCGGGGGACGTCATCGGGCGTGCGCCAGCTTCCGCGGAAGGAACCGGCAAGGAGGCGGGGACCGAGCCGGGAGTCGACTTCTACGAAGCGGAGCTAACGGTGGAGGAGCTTGCGGAACTGGTTTTTGAGGACCTGTTCTTACCGAACCTGCAGGAGCGTGGCGTGCAGCAGATTCCGTCCGAGCAGGCGGAATTCAACAGCATCAGCCGGCGCGGAATCGCTTCCAACCTCGACCGCAAACGGACCTTGCTTGAGGCATGGCGGCGCAATGCGCGGAGCGGTACGCCGGGCTGGAGCGTGCACCGGGAAGACCTGAGGTTTAAGACCTGGGAGATGGTTACGGAGCCCCACCGCAACGCGGTGGTATTCGCGATGCGTGACGTATCCGGATCGATGGGCGAGTTTGAGGCATATATATGCCGATCGTTCTATTTCTGGATGCTGCGGTTTCTCCAGACCCGGTACGCGAGCGCTGAAATCGTATTCATCACGTGCCACACGGAGGCGCACGAGGTAGACGAGCATACGTTTTTTGGCCTCGGCGATTCCGGCGGAACGCGGATGAGTGAAGCGTACAGGCTGGCGCTGCAGATTATTGAGCGTCGGTACAACGCTAGAGAGTGGAACATCTATCCGTTCCTGTTCTCCGATGGCTACAACTGGGGTGACGCAGAATGTGTCGATCTGATGCGCCAAATGGTGGAGATCTGTAATCTCGTGGGCTACGGCGAGATCGCCGAGGATGTTGCGAGCAGGTCTCTCGAGTTTGCCCCGCTCGGCCAGGCTTATGCCGAGGCTTTTGCCGGTGAGCCACGTGTGTGTCTGGTCAAGATCAACTCGCGCGAGGATGTTTGGCCGGCTCTCCAACGGTTCTTCAGCCGGCAGCCGGGCGTCATGGCGAAGGTGGCATCATGA
- a CDS encoding protein prkA, with protein MEQQNPTEFLKRVEEQRSQERALAWEGTFAEYLDIVSKKRAVVDLAHARTYNMIMAAGMEETPEGQPRRYRFFLDELYGLERTLQQLVEEYLNPASRRLDIRKRILMLVGPVGGGKSTLVSLIKRGMEQYSRTDVGAMYAIRDCPMHEEPLHLVPDELRADFRRDYGVYIEGDLCPVCRYRLDHEWHGNTQGVPVQRIFFSEKNRVGIGTFKPADPKSQDVAELTGSVNIQALTEFGRESDPRAYNFDGELNIANRGVMEFIEMLKAEKRFLYELNTVAGEQTIKASRFALIYCDVMVIAHTNEYEYNSYFGNKENEAMIDRIFVVKVPYNLRVSEEVRIYEKLIGQSDVHDVGSDLDLARIHIAPHTLRVASMFAILTRLKASRKAGLSLVAKMKLYDGEKQVGDWDQRHVRELHDEFQDEGMNGVSPRFIINRISAVLVKSGRHFVTPIDVLRSLRDSVVEYTTSEEERHRLMGFIDEVRKEFDEMAKKEVQRAFVYSYEESARTLLDNYIDNVEAFCNHEKVKHPITGEDVDPDERLMRSIEEQISVTENAKREFREGIMRSVASLMRRGQAFSVASDERLREALEKKLFTDLKDIVKITTNTKTPDIEQQKKVNEVVERMCREQGYVPESANELLRYVGTLLNR; from the coding sequence ATGGAACAGCAGAATCCGACCGAGTTTTTGAAGCGAGTCGAGGAGCAGCGGAGCCAGGAGCGCGCGCTTGCCTGGGAAGGCACGTTTGCCGAGTATCTCGATATCGTCAGCAAGAAGCGTGCGGTGGTGGACCTTGCTCACGCCAGAACATACAACATGATTATGGCGGCGGGTATGGAGGAGACGCCGGAGGGCCAGCCGCGGCGGTACCGCTTCTTCCTTGACGAACTGTACGGCCTGGAGCGGACCCTGCAGCAGCTTGTGGAAGAGTATCTCAACCCGGCTTCACGCCGGCTGGATATTCGCAAGCGGATCCTCATGCTTGTTGGACCCGTTGGAGGCGGAAAGTCGACGCTGGTCTCGCTGATCAAGCGTGGTATGGAGCAGTACTCCAGAACCGACGTCGGCGCCATGTACGCCATCCGTGACTGCCCGATGCATGAAGAGCCACTGCATCTTGTTCCGGATGAATTGCGCGCCGATTTCAGGCGCGATTATGGGGTGTATATCGAAGGCGACCTATGCCCGGTCTGTAGGTACCGGCTGGACCATGAGTGGCACGGCAACACGCAGGGTGTACCGGTGCAACGGATCTTTTTCTCGGAAAAGAACCGCGTCGGTATTGGCACATTCAAACCTGCGGATCCAAAAAGCCAGGATGTGGCAGAGCTCACCGGCAGCGTCAACATTCAGGCGCTTACCGAGTTCGGACGCGAGTCGGATCCGCGCGCTTACAACTTTGACGGCGAACTCAACATCGCGAATCGTGGTGTTATGGAGTTCATCGAGATGTTGAAGGCGGAAAAGCGGTTCCTGTACGAGTTGAATACCGTGGCGGGAGAGCAGACTATCAAAGCGAGCCGGTTTGCGCTGATCTACTGCGACGTCATGGTCATCGCGCACACCAACGAGTACGAATACAACTCCTACTTCGGAAACAAAGAGAACGAGGCGATGATAGATCGCATCTTCGTGGTCAAGGTGCCATACAACCTGCGTGTCTCTGAGGAAGTTCGTATCTACGAAAAGCTCATCGGTCAAAGCGACGTCCACGACGTGGGATCGGATCTTGACCTGGCGCGAATCCATATTGCGCCGCATACGCTGCGAGTCGCGAGCATGTTCGCAATACTCACCCGGCTGAAAGCCAGCCGGAAGGCCGGGCTCTCGCTGGTGGCCAAGATGAAGCTTTACGACGGCGAAAAGCAGGTCGGCGACTGGGACCAGAGACACGTGCGAGAACTGCACGACGAGTTTCAGGATGAGGGCATGAACGGTGTATCACCGCGGTTTATCATCAACCGGATATCCGCCGTGTTGGTGAAGAGTGGCCGCCACTTCGTTACACCAATCGACGTTCTGCGCTCGCTTCGCGATAGCGTGGTGGAGTACACCACAAGCGAGGAGGAGCGGCATCGGCTGATGGGCTTCATCGACGAAGTCCGCAAAGAGTTCGATGAGATGGCCAAGAAGGAAGTGCAGCGCGCGTTCGTCTACTCCTACGAAGAGTCAGCCCGGACCCTGCTCGATAACTACATCGATAACGTGGAGGCGTTCTGCAACCATGAGAAGGTGAAGCACCCGATCACCGGCGAGGATGTGGATCCCGACGAGCGGTTGATGCGATCCATTGAAGAGCAGATCAGCGTCACCGAGAACGCCAAGCGCGAGTTCCGGGAAGGCATTATGCGCAGCGTCGCTTCCCTGATGCGTCGCGGACAGGCCTTTAGCGTGGCCTCGGACGAGCGGTTGCGCGAGGCGCTTGAAAAGAAGCTGTTCACCGATCTCAAGGATATCGTAAAAATAACTACAAACACAAAGACGCCGGACATCGAGCAGCAGAAGAAGGTCAACGAAGTGGTAGAGCGCATGTGCCGTGAACAGGGCTATGTGCCGGAATCGGCCAATGAGCTGCTGCGGTATGTTGGTACGCTGCTGAACCGGTGA
- a CDS encoding phytanoyl-CoA dioxygenase family protein — translation MQLSYAQKRQFVDLGYVVVPGVVPTALVNAALRAINACLDQGLPAERMQEMRAQSYCKEIQTQPVISDLFNRSPAHALLESMVGEGTIPEATGAQIALRFPSLADPPRPPSPHIDGIHTPTNGVPKGVIQNFTGLVGIYLSGVNEEYAGNFAVWPGSHARLQQFFRDTSPEAILDGMPKIDLGEPTQIMAQAGDVAICHYLLAHSACANVSPFIRYATYFRMHKQGHAERLRSTMVNMWEEWDGLQDMLLEEGR, via the coding sequence ATGCAGCTTTCTTACGCACAGAAGAGGCAGTTTGTGGATCTTGGCTACGTGGTTGTTCCTGGGGTGGTGCCCACGGCTCTCGTAAACGCGGCGCTACGTGCCATCAACGCTTGTCTCGACCAGGGACTGCCGGCCGAGCGCATGCAAGAGATGCGGGCGCAAAGCTACTGCAAAGAGATTCAGACGCAGCCTGTTATTTCAGACCTGTTTAACCGGTCGCCGGCGCACGCGCTGCTTGAGTCGATGGTCGGTGAGGGCACCATACCAGAGGCCACGGGCGCCCAGATTGCGCTCCGCTTCCCATCGCTAGCCGATCCTCCGCGACCGCCTTCACCGCACATCGACGGCATTCACACCCCCACGAACGGTGTGCCAAAAGGTGTGATCCAGAATTTCACGGGCCTGGTTGGCATCTACCTCTCCGGCGTAAATGAGGAGTATGCCGGCAATTTCGCCGTTTGGCCCGGGAGCCACGCCCGGCTGCAGCAGTTCTTTCGCGACACGAGTCCCGAGGCAATCCTGGATGGTATGCCGAAGATTGATCTGGGCGAGCCAACACAGATTATGGCTCAGGCCGGAGACGTTGCAATCTGCCACTATCTGCTGGCGCACAGCGCATGTGCCAATGTCTCGCCGTTCATCCGTTATGCCACCTACTTCCGGATGCACAAGCAGGGCCACGCCGAGCGGCTTCGGAGCACGATGGTGAATATGTGGGAGGAGTGGGACGGGCTGCAAGACATGCTGCTGGAGGAGGGGCGGTGA
- a CDS encoding deoxyribonuclease IV, which produces MLAGPHIDPPLAAIPALLNEHRLTCFQTTLRNPIRLGKDGVPDKADQEAWQARTSTPALWGIVHASLITNLASTDPRIRNASAGALVADANLAARLGMQGVCFHVGYAKGHASREAALEAVCYKLREVVSRLDRGARVLLENGAERGELGETVAELAAVINGIQASSASVGIVLDTCHLHVSGFDMAAADSADRLAGQLEDAGLLGFVTAFHLNDALAECGSYRDRHAIPGQGTIGAGLKRLVANRAFAEMPCILELKLDGALAGISWLRST; this is translated from the coding sequence ATGTTAGCCGGACCGCACATTGACCCACCACTCGCGGCGATACCAGCGCTTCTGAATGAGCACCGGCTGACCTGCTTTCAAACCACCCTTCGCAACCCAATCCGCCTCGGCAAAGATGGCGTACCGGATAAGGCCGATCAGGAAGCCTGGCAGGCACGGACCAGCACGCCCGCACTCTGGGGCATTGTTCACGCCTCCCTGATCACCAACCTGGCTTCCACCGATCCCCGGATACGAAATGCTTCTGCCGGCGCGCTCGTAGCGGATGCCAACCTTGCCGCACGGTTGGGCATGCAAGGCGTGTGCTTTCATGTTGGCTACGCCAAGGGCCACGCGTCGCGTGAGGCGGCGCTCGAGGCCGTCTGTTACAAGCTGCGCGAGGTCGTCTCCAGGCTGGACCGTGGTGCGCGAGTTCTGCTGGAAAACGGTGCCGAGCGCGGTGAACTGGGTGAAACTGTGGCCGAGTTGGCTGCTGTTATAAACGGAATCCAGGCGTCGTCTGCATCCGTAGGCATTGTGCTGGATACCTGCCACCTGCATGTTTCCGGCTTCGATATGGCGGCAGCTGACTCCGCCGACAGGCTGGCCGGCCAGCTTGAGGATGCCGGACTGCTTGGGTTTGTGACCGCCTTTCACTTGAATGACGCACTGGCGGAGTGTGGCAGCTACCGTGATCGCCACGCAATCCCAGGCCAGGGCACCATTGGCGCCGGCCTTAAGCGGCTGGTGGCTAATCGAGCGTTTGCCGAGATGCCCTGCATCCTGGAGCTCAAGCTGGATGGCGCCCTCGCCGGCATTTCGTGGTTGCGGTCAACTTGA